CATGAATCCTAATGGCAAATTATGTATTTGTAACCAAAAAGCTTCTTTGTCTGCTTGCATCTTCCCTGGTTGTAAGTTTCTATCGTAAGCCATAATCAAAAAGAGTACGTTCACGAAGAGCCACGGTTTGCCGTCCAGAATCCTCTGTCTATCAGCATGGTTTGCAAACGTAATATATTTGCTTGGAACACATTTTTCCCGACCTCTTGGAAGACGGCACGTTTACTTATTCTCCAAATTTTCCCCATTGCACTTGCTATGACCTCCTTTCCCACCATACGGTCTGAGCATATTTTTCCGATTAGGCTTCTTTCTCCTTTACGATATATTTCCTCTTCACTTCCCTGGGAATACTCAatgacttcttcttcttcctccgtGAGCCTCAGGTTACTCCACCGATCTTCAATGTCTTCCATCGTTCTTTACTTTGGACTCTCCCTGACGAGGACTGGACTCTCCCTAATGGGGACTTTTTTATCAAATGCTAATGGCTTTTCTACTGTTCTTCAACATATGTAATGATAGTTTTTCGTGCATGTATACCATAATTATTCATaagattcatttattttttatctttgagaATGTAAATAGGTGGAGTTAATTATAGCTTTGATTAAcacaattttaaataatagaattgctagatttacaaataaatcatgtaaacaatttataaattaatatagctTACATAATTCGTCAAATCTGCTTTATAATTATACAAGACTCTATTATTACccaatttgataataaaattcATGATTAAACATGACATAACTTCCGCATATATCTCTCTTGGAAATAATATAATAGTCCAAAAAAATTGTCTAACAAAATAAGCAGACCAATAAGTGGGtctttaattttaagtaaagcataatttaaattttgtgaaTTATACAATGTAGTATTGAATTGAGAAATGCTTGTTCTACAAAGggattcttaaaaaaaatttataaagtaatatgatttgatataatacgttagattataaaatgttatttatgtaaaatatatatgatgtatcACATTAAATCAAGTCAGTTTAGAGCATTGTCATTGGATTGGCCATATACATCTTCAAGTTTTAGCTAATATCATATGAATTTGCATTTGTTTATTCCATTTAAATTAAATCCCCACAATGAAGTCTAAAGAAATGTGGATCCAAATTTCCTCTTTAGGTTTCCTTCATAGAGATGATGGTATTGCCTGTTGAGTGCAGTTTCTTTACGTGGAGGACTGTGATGCGAGTAAAGTTTTAGGATTTAAATGCATAAATTGTTTCTAGTGGAGTTTGAAGATATCTATGACAAAGAACGTGTTCTTTGAGAAGGGCCATAGTTGTTTGATAAGCACACTATCTTAATGAAGGAAGTGGACGGTGGTCTACAGGTCCATTAGCTTCAACTTACAGAAGCTTTGTTCTAGGTTCATCTTCTTGATCTTTCCTTTCGGGTTAGGAATGAGTTTGTGGGACACTTAGTGGGAAACAAAATTGGTATAGTAGAGGTGGTGGATCTTGATAAGGACAAAATTGTATGGGGAGAATACATGCATGTTCGCATTGCTATAAATGTGCAAAATCCTTTGTTAAGAGGTACCAAAATTAACATTGGAATAGGCACAACTTTTTGGGTCCTATTTTCATATGAAAGGTTGCAAAATTTCTGTTATAAGTGCAGTTGATTGGGCCATGCTGATAAAGATTATATGTTTGCAAATCAATCttgtaatatgtatgtcaatacatttctttcttttctttatgctTACTAATGTGTTTAAGTGTTGAAGGTCCTGTGGCTCGATCTGGTTCCCTGAAGCTTTAAGTCAGCATTAAACAGGCACGTGAGAAGCATGTGTCGTGCAATCTGAAGAGATGATCTGAGCCGCTGGGTGTGAGACACGTGTCGCAAATCTGTTGCATCATATATATACTCACTTATGTGTTGTAACCCTAATGGCAGACTTATTTGTATCGGCTAAAATCAGAGAGGCAAAGAGGGAGAGAAAGGGGTGATTGCTCTAGGGTTTTTTCTAGGGCTTGCTCTTAAGTGAGAAATCCGTACGATTTCTATGTGAGAAATGAGAGGGTTTTGTATCACCATGAACTGAGACTTCTCTGTGATTCATTGGTTTATCAATAAAGATCTCTGAGGtcattcctgccgtggatgtagaccattagggtcgaaccacgtatctTGGTGTATTCTTTCtatgttttagttatttttcttatttcattgttcatgcttatttccttgcTAATTTTCTGGTATATTTGTTCTCGGTTTATTTTGTTGATTCGTACTTATATTGGATCTGGAAGGTGTTGTATATTCTTGTATAGATCTGTGTTGGTATTATGCTGGTTTTGTGAACATAGCTGATAATATTGTGACTACTGTGAATCTTGAGCATTTCggttttgagtcaagaaacaGAAATATAATTGTTGAGTTTCAGAACCGAAACATATAAAGATTTGTTATCTGTTTTgaatttctttattaataaaatcttggatattttataactataaaacacaagttttataACAATTGGTATCTAGAGTCTAGGTTCATGGGGACCATGAGGTTTGATATAGAGAAATTTACTGGTGAAAATGATTTTGGCCTATGGAGAATCAAGATGAGAGCACTGCTAGTCCAACATGGACTGCAGGATGCTCTCCTATGTGAGAAACAGAAGGGCTCTTCCTTGAAAGAGGAAGATAAGGGGCTTGTCCAGAAGGACATTCTCCAGAAAGCCCATAGTGCCCTAATCCTCTCTCTTGGGGATAAAGTCCTGAGAGAGATGGCTGCAGGCATTTAGCTGAAATTAGAAAACCTATATATGACAAAGTCTTTAGCAAATAGAttacacaagaaaaaaaaaactatataccTTCAAGATGACCCCTGGGACTCCAATAGGACAGCACCTAGATGCGTTCAACAAAATCATATTAGACTTAGCTAATATAGACattaaggtggaggatgaggatcagGCCATCCTCTTGATGAGTTCTTTGGACTCATCATACATAAGTCTAAAAGAaaccatgatgtatggtagGGACTCTTTGACACTTGATGAAGTACAATCTGTACTTCATACAAGGGAACTTCAAAAGTAGGGGAGATACCAAACAGAATCATGGGGAAGGCTTGTCTGTTAGGGCTAGaacagaaaagagagaaaggaagggcaaaatgaaaataagagatataGGTCTAAGTCAAAGGGGAAACAATTCAAATGTTTCCACTGTCACAAGGAAGGGCATTTTAAGAAAGATTGCCCTGATAGGAAAAATAATTCTGGAAATAAAACCAAAGAGGCAGGGGATGCCTCTGTGGTTTTAGAAGGGTATGAGAGTGCTGAGGTACTCACAATGAGTAAGGTTGATTAAAAAACAGAGTGGATAATGGACTCTggatcaaagttttgaataccgtaccggaagtcgtaccggtcaaggcactggaacgaaatattttggtaccggtaccgtttcgtgtaccgtttcggaataatatttcggtaccgataCCTTTTCGTGCACCGTTTCGGAATAGTTTATacctgaataaattatatatatataagcattaactgtattccaaaataataacaaaataagtcATAAACTCAATACTTCTCAATACAAGTCTTAAGTTTTAAGTTACAAACTAAATAAGTTCTTAATCcaactattaaaataaaatcactcatcCTCATCAAAAAGACAATAAGGATCAAGATTCGACAtgttaatcaaaatattttcatcaatgtcaccaccatcatcaacatcaacacCAACATTATCAACGTCTTCCTCATTTAGTGAGATTAATGGCTCCTCAATACTTGCCCAATCCAAATCTTCTCCATCAAGAAACTCAGATTCTTCACTCACCCATTCTTCCATCAAGCCAATATTTTCAAGATTGATTGGATTTAAAGCATCTCTTCCCTTTTTTATGCTCctgtcaaaataaaatcaaatataattgaaaatattatatatattttcaaaagtgaaagacattaatattaaaaaaatttacctctCTCGCAGCTTCAAGTTATAACGAACAAATACTAAGTCATTCAAACGTTTATGTACTaatctatttctcttcttcGAATGAATAAAATCAAATGTACTCCAGTTTCTCTCACATCCAGTTGCACTACAACATTGACTTAGTACTCGAATAGCAAACCTTTGAAGCGTTGGAACCTCGCAACCAAATTGGGTCCACCATGCAactataacaataatgcaattataaattattaattaaatgcaagtaaaataaaataagataaaatttaaagtacAAAGTCATAGTATTTAAcaaatgatattaataaatgATAATACCTGGATTAAGCTTATCACGCTGGCGGATTGCTAAAGCATGTCCAAACTCACCTACTGCATTATTATACGAGTCAAGTTCTTCAATGATCTTTTCTTGATCATCAGGATCAAGTGCCATCTTCATAACACAACTGCTGAAGCCTTTtacaacatcatttttttttttaagctggGGCTATAGAAGATTCTAGGGTTAAGAAGACAACCCGCCGCATGTAATGGACTGTGAAGCTGCTTATCCCATCTAGAATCAATGATCCTGGTGAATGGACTGAATATACTAACTTTGTTATTACATCTTGCTTTTATGTTCTCTTTGGCTCTTTCCATTGCATCATACAAGTATCCCATTGCAGGCTTCTCATCCCCGTCAACAAGTCGTAGAACACGAACCAAAGGCTCActaattttaacaataaattgacaTTGAGCCCAAAACTCTTTATCTTCTAAAACAATCCCAGCTATCTCTTTCCCTATGATACTTTTAGAATGGCTTGATGCAATCCATTTATCACAAGTAAATATTTGTCTCAGTTCTTTCTTAAACAAGAGCAACCATtggatacttaaaaaatttgtcGCAAACCTTGTAATTGCAGGACGACACAAATCATGACCTTTGGTGAACTCTTGTCTCATCAATGCCAAAACCCAACCATGGTTATAGATGAACTTTGTtatcttttttgccttttttataGTATCATCAATAAGGGGAAAATATCTTGGATTAGAAAAATTCTCCAACATCAAGTCTATGCAATGAGCTGCACAAGGGGACCAATAGAAAGAGCCATACTTCTGCTGTAACTTTTTTCCTGCAGCTTTATAACTTGCATCATTGTCCGTTATGAACTGCACAAGATTCTCAGCTCCAATTTCTTGAACAACCTCATCAAAGATATTAAACAATGTTTCAGCATCTTTTCTAAGGCCAGATGTATCAACAGACTTCAAGAACATTGTACCTTTcggaaaataaactaaaaagttgATTATTGATTGTTGCTTCTGATTTGTCCAACCACCTGCCATTAGTGTACAACCGGTGTCATTCCAAACCTTCTtaatttgttgcaaataatcttgaacctcattcatagccatctttaACAAATTTCCTCTCAACTCATATAAAGAAGGGCCCTTAAATCCTGGCCTGATAGCAGTCATGGCATCGATAGCTGGTTGATAAAACTTGGATTGAGCCGCATTGAAAGGCAGATTAGAATCATACCACCAGCGTGCTACAGCCATCTTTGCTTGTACAAGCATCTCATTTGAACACATTGAACTCTTAATTGAAGGTTGGGCCCCAGGAGTTGTTCTTGGAGCAAAAAATCTACTCAATCCCCCCACTGACTTTCCAGTTCCAGATTCTCCTGACTACCCCTTACCTTTTGAAAGCTGAGATTGTCCCTCCATACTATTACTATCATCAGATGTTAAATCTATATCACCTCCAATCTCTgagcttatttttcttttcttctctttgcttcttttcatttcatcaagCAACTCCTTCATTTGCCATTTTACATCTTCAGAGA
This genomic window from Carya illinoinensis cultivar Pawnee chromosome 7, C.illinoinensisPawnee_v1, whole genome shotgun sequence contains:
- the LOC122316246 gene encoding uncharacterized protein LOC122316246; amino-acid sequence: MAVARWWYDSNLPFNAAQSKFYQPAIDAMTAIRPGFKGPSLYELRGNLLKMAMNEVQDYLQQIKKVWNDTGCTLMAGGWTNQKQQSIINFLVYFPKGTMFLKSVDTSGLRKDAETLFNIFDEVVQEIGAENLVQFITDNDASYKAAGKKLQQKYGSFYWSPCAAHCIDLMLENFSNPRYFPLIDDTIKKAKKITKFIYNHGWVLALMRQEFTKGHDLCRPAITRFATNFLSIQWLLLFKKELRQIFTCDKWIASSHSKSIIGKEIAGIVLEDKEFWAQCQFIVKISEPLVRVLRLVDGDEKPAMGYLYDAMERAKENIKARCFSSCVMKMALDPDDQEKIIEELDSYNNAVGEFGHALAIRQRDKLNPVAWWTQFGCEVPTLQRFAIRVLSQCCSATGCERNWSTFDFIHSKKRNRLVHKRLNDLVFVRYNLKLRERSIKKGRDALNPINLENIGLMEEWVSEESEFLDGEDLDWASIEEPLISLNEEDVDNVGVDVDDGGAVLLESQGSS